The following are encoded in a window of Longibacter salinarum genomic DNA:
- a CDS encoding sensor histidine kinase yields MPSPFKRIGEWFLPDRASTQTWMVLTFALFVGMAVAVVALYVVLVLTTEMRTAMEQTLRDQAERVAVQIENEPDPQARLRIVEELSRLTDLHISVATPDTVYYDPNGQSQTADSTLIDPNRLAAIDTPESRFTEQVGLDGTTVFYAALYRPKSNLIIQVGQPTPPLYELAQRTQIVLVLGMVLALILSIIGSWIAAYQVTTPLKRIRDTASKVADGRITGRIRINSRAAEFQDVAESLNRASDAFREKIEELERLTALQKEFIGNVSHEVRNPIFAISGYLEALGTPSLTDDMRKRYAEKALINLERLQNLFNDLIEIARLEYREDLINRSEFDLKDLVNEVSEMLRPKAEKKGLDLNVDIPRYLVSADRNRIRQVLVNFIDNAIAYTDEGSVRCRVQRRLDKVRIEVVDTGKGIDEEHLSRIFDRFYRVDPDRSRDSGGTGLGLSIVKQILQAHGEHPHVESTKGRGTRFWFELPYAGVPEEAEPEEA; encoded by the coding sequence ATGCCGTCTCCCTTCAAACGAATCGGCGAGTGGTTTCTGCCGGATCGCGCATCGACGCAAACGTGGATGGTCCTCACGTTCGCCCTCTTCGTCGGCATGGCCGTCGCCGTCGTCGCGCTCTACGTGGTTCTCGTCCTGACCACCGAGATGCGTACCGCGATGGAGCAAACGCTGCGCGACCAGGCGGAGCGCGTCGCCGTGCAAATCGAGAACGAACCCGACCCCCAGGCTCGCCTCCGCATCGTCGAGGAATTGAGCCGCCTGACGGATCTGCACATCTCCGTCGCAACACCGGATACGGTGTACTACGACCCCAATGGGCAGTCGCAGACGGCGGACTCGACGCTCATCGACCCGAATCGACTGGCAGCAATCGACACGCCGGAGTCGCGGTTTACCGAGCAGGTCGGCCTAGACGGGACGACCGTGTTCTACGCAGCGCTGTATCGCCCGAAGTCGAACCTGATCATCCAGGTGGGGCAACCGACGCCTCCGCTTTACGAACTGGCACAGCGGACGCAGATCGTGCTTGTCCTGGGAATGGTGCTCGCGCTCATTCTCTCGATCATCGGAAGCTGGATCGCAGCCTACCAGGTTACGACACCCCTCAAGCGAATACGTGACACCGCGAGCAAAGTCGCTGATGGTCGGATAACGGGGCGGATCCGTATAAATTCGCGGGCGGCCGAATTTCAGGATGTGGCCGAGAGCCTGAATCGCGCCTCTGACGCCTTCCGAGAAAAGATCGAGGAACTGGAGCGGCTGACGGCGCTGCAGAAGGAGTTCATCGGCAACGTCTCGCATGAGGTCCGCAATCCGATTTTCGCGATTAGCGGATACCTGGAAGCACTCGGGACGCCGAGCCTGACCGACGATATGCGTAAGCGGTACGCTGAGAAGGCACTGATCAACCTTGAACGGCTCCAAAACCTGTTCAATGACCTGATCGAGATCGCGCGTCTCGAGTACCGCGAGGACTTAATCAACCGCAGCGAGTTCGACCTCAAGGATCTCGTCAACGAGGTCAGCGAGATGCTGCGCCCGAAGGCGGAGAAGAAAGGCCTGGATCTGAACGTTGATATTCCACGGTACCTCGTGAGTGCCGACAGAAATCGCATCCGTCAGGTGCTGGTCAATTTTATCGACAACGCCATCGCGTACACCGATGAGGGATCCGTTCGGTGCCGCGTCCAGCGCCGACTCGATAAGGTTCGGATCGAGGTCGTCGACACTGGGAAAGGAATCGACGAAGAACATCTATCGCGCATCTTCGATCGCTTCTACCGGGTCGACCCCGATCGCTCCCGCGACAGTGGGGGCACCGGACTCGGACTCAGCATCGTGAAGCAAATCCTCCAGGCGCACGGCGAACATCCCCACGTCGAGAGCACCAAAGGACGCGGAACCCGGTTCTGGTTCGAGCTTCCCTACGCCGGCGTGCCGGAAGAAGCTGAGCCGGAAGAGGCGTAA
- a CDS encoding SGNH/GDSL hydrolase family protein, with product MSFFNRSAAWGLLLIAFALPFVAGCDSDSLSDTDPRESSVNPIFDRYVSIGNSITAGFQSDGINSNTQNESYAVLLADQMGTPFDIPEVRTPGCPPPYTNILTGERVSGASRSDCAFRSTPAPLVLNNVAVPGALTIDVTTNDPSEGASPSPLTRLVLGNRTQTEAALDANPTFASVWIGNNDVLGAALAGNPDGMTPVADFESQYTAMLDELENGGVDRGVLVSVANVAFVPNLSPGPAYAAAEAQLNQFGSQQSPAWGSYTVDSSCAPGGSGDASRVPFSYGFGELFQQALQGQNVTLVCDPATAPEIILTGAEAQQIVARLTAFNNFIQSQADQRGWAYVDVNPSLQALYAAGSNTPMDPSDDLVPKFPNTSTPTFGQFFSEDGVHPSGDTHEVVTNLIIEAVNTEYDTSLETIDAPSVPSVTP from the coding sequence ATGTCTTTCTTCAACCGCTCCGCTGCCTGGGGCCTGCTGCTGATTGCGTTCGCACTGCCCTTCGTGGCCGGGTGCGACAGCGATAGCCTTTCCGACACCGACCCACGCGAGTCGTCGGTCAACCCGATCTTCGACCGCTACGTGTCGATCGGCAATAGCATCACCGCCGGCTTCCAATCCGACGGAATCAACAGTAACACCCAGAACGAATCCTACGCCGTCCTCCTTGCAGATCAGATGGGCACGCCGTTCGATATCCCGGAGGTCCGCACTCCGGGTTGCCCACCTCCTTACACAAACATTCTGACTGGCGAGCGCGTCAGTGGCGCGAGCCGGAGCGATTGTGCGTTTCGCTCCACACCCGCTCCGCTCGTGTTGAACAACGTAGCGGTTCCGGGCGCCCTCACGATCGATGTCACAACGAACGATCCGTCCGAAGGCGCCAGCCCGTCCCCTCTCACAAGGCTGGTCCTTGGCAACCGCACGCAGACGGAAGCGGCCCTGGATGCGAACCCGACGTTCGCCAGCGTCTGGATCGGCAATAACGACGTGCTGGGCGCCGCCCTTGCCGGCAACCCGGATGGCATGACACCCGTCGCGGACTTTGAGTCGCAGTACACGGCCATGCTGGATGAACTCGAAAACGGTGGCGTGGACCGCGGTGTGCTCGTGTCGGTCGCCAACGTCGCCTTCGTCCCCAACCTGTCGCCTGGCCCAGCATACGCGGCGGCAGAAGCACAGCTGAACCAGTTCGGCTCACAGCAGTCTCCCGCCTGGGGAAGCTACACCGTGGACAGCTCTTGCGCACCGGGCGGCAGCGGAGACGCATCGCGGGTTCCCTTTAGCTACGGGTTTGGAGAGCTGTTTCAGCAGGCACTTCAGGGACAAAACGTAACGCTCGTCTGCGACCCAGCAACGGCTCCAGAGATCATCCTCACGGGAGCCGAGGCCCAGCAGATCGTCGCCCGCCTCACGGCCTTCAACAACTTCATCCAGAGCCAGGCCGACCAACGCGGCTGGGCGTACGTCGACGTGAACCCGTCGTTGCAGGCGCTGTATGCTGCCGGTAGCAACACGCCGATGGACCCGTCGGACGACCTCGTGCCGAAGTTTCCAAACACGAGCACGCCGACCTTTGGGCAGTTCTTCAGTGAGGACGGCGTCCATCCGAGCGGAGACACACACGAGGTGGTCACCAACCTCATCATCGAGGCCGTCAATACGGAGTATGACACATCGCTCGAAACGATCGATGCACCCTCCGTGCCCAGCGTGACGCCGTAG
- a CDS encoding ArsR/SmtB family transcription factor, producing MSAQSFSPDLEAIAERAKAISHPARLAIIRHLATHDECICGDIVESLPLAQSTVSRHLRVLQEAGIIRVTPDGPRSCYCLDRAALRDMQSSFDAFLETPANPVTERA from the coding sequence ATGTCAGCGCAGTCTTTCTCTCCCGATCTTGAAGCGATTGCCGAGCGAGCGAAAGCAATCTCGCATCCAGCACGTCTCGCGATCATTCGTCACCTCGCCACACACGACGAGTGCATCTGCGGGGACATTGTCGAATCGCTGCCCCTCGCGCAATCCACCGTCTCGCGCCACCTCCGTGTCCTCCAAGAGGCTGGCATCATCCGTGTCACGCCGGACGGGCCACGTTCCTGCTATTGCCTGGATCGGGCCGCCCTCCGCGACATGCAGTCGTCGTTCGATGCATTTTTGGAGACGCCGGCGAATCCCGTGACGGAAAGAGCCTAA
- a CDS encoding KamA family radical SAM protein, translating into MSAMPEATLSPPTVASEDWTDWRWQMRNRIHSVEALREWIEPTEDEIEAIEKTEGVFRWNVTPYYAQLMDREDPNCPIRRQVIPTMNELEEDLVGVEDPLTEVAHSPVKNLIHNYRDRVAFCVTAECAIYCRYCLRKRMVGDADFFMRTGELQEAIDYIAAHDEIRDVLLTGGDPLTFNEAHLEWLLSRLRAIDHVEIIRFGSRMPVKLPYRITDDLCSLLAKHHPVWVNTHFNHPKELTADAAAAIDRLTSAGVPVGNQTVLLRGINDDVETMKALNEGLVRMRVRPYYLYQAQLIGGTAHLRTPIETGMHIMRELRGRTTGFAIPDYVLDTPHGKVPLHRSYVRGRAGDRVVMETYSGQLWAEPNPIPSDENVPLQLPPIDLPPEADTIDIR; encoded by the coding sequence ATGTCTGCAATGCCTGAAGCAACGCTTTCCCCGCCGACCGTGGCCAGTGAGGACTGGACCGACTGGCGGTGGCAGATGCGGAATCGAATCCACAGCGTGGAGGCTCTTCGGGAATGGATCGAGCCGACCGAGGATGAGATTGAGGCGATCGAGAAGACCGAGGGTGTCTTTCGGTGGAACGTGACGCCGTATTACGCCCAGTTGATGGATCGAGAGGATCCCAACTGCCCGATTCGCCGGCAGGTCATTCCGACGATGAATGAACTGGAGGAGGATCTTGTCGGGGTGGAGGACCCGCTGACCGAAGTTGCGCACTCGCCGGTCAAGAACCTGATTCACAATTACCGTGATCGGGTCGCCTTCTGCGTTACGGCCGAATGCGCGATCTACTGCCGGTACTGCCTCCGCAAACGCATGGTGGGAGACGCAGACTTTTTCATGCGAACGGGCGAATTGCAGGAGGCGATCGACTACATCGCCGCGCACGACGAGATTCGAGACGTGCTGCTGACGGGGGGCGATCCGCTGACGTTCAACGAGGCGCATCTCGAATGGCTTCTCTCGCGGCTACGCGCTATCGACCACGTCGAGATTATCCGGTTTGGGTCTCGCATGCCAGTCAAGCTGCCCTACCGTATCACGGATGACCTCTGCTCGCTATTGGCGAAGCACCACCCCGTCTGGGTCAATACCCACTTCAACCACCCGAAGGAATTGACGGCAGACGCTGCGGCAGCGATCGACCGCCTTACATCAGCGGGCGTTCCTGTTGGGAATCAGACCGTGCTTCTGCGCGGCATCAACGATGACGTCGAAACGATGAAAGCGCTCAACGAAGGGCTGGTCCGAATGCGCGTGCGACCCTACTACCTGTATCAGGCCCAGCTTATCGGGGGAACCGCGCACCTGCGGACGCCGATCGAGACCGGCATGCATATCATGCGCGAATTGCGGGGGCGGACAACCGGGTTTGCTATTCCAGACTACGTTTTGGACACACCTCATGGAAAGGTCCCGCTTCACCGAAGCTACGTGCGGGGGCGTGCGGGCGACCGCGTCGTGATGGAAACGTACAGTGGGCAACTCTGGGCAGAACCGAACCCGATCCCGAGTGACGAAAACGTTCCATTACAGCTGCCGCCGATTGATCTGCCGCCCGAAGCAGACACAATCGATATACGTTGA
- a CDS encoding alpha-ketoacid dehydrogenase subunit alpha/beta — protein MDATGPIGMEMMSNSPESNPETPDVQEETPSTADAGSGSAPDGLATPDSHTEADASESIPNGHSFQDSPAYEGDLDVNLLTPDDFDADDLRTRLRTMMLSRRLDEKMMTLLKQGKGHFHIGCAGHEAAQSAVGMHSRPGQGPGHDWFCFYYRDLCMALTLGMSPEDALLAHLAKADDPNSGGRQMPEHFGLKDLNVMTTSSSVGAQFLPALGFAMGVQQRGEDNYVYASCGDGATSQGDFHEALNWATRRQAPVLFFVQDNKYAISVPVEDQTAGGTAYKLARGYDGLTRMRVDGTDFFAAASAADAAMNHLRSGKGPVCLVADVVRLYPHSSSDDHSKYRTPDELEADKSIDPIERMRESLVDAGIISNDDAEEMREDVRQQVDEAANWAKEQADPDPETATKYVYFEGDDDIEYSSESDIDPDADPMVLVDAVNRTLKEEMERDDSIVVYGEDVAGNKGGVFTATKDLTDMFGEDRCFNSPLAEASIIGTAVGLAASGFKPVVEIQFADYIWPAMQQIRNQVAPFRYRSNNDWECPMVIRVPCGGYIHGGLCHSQNIESIFGHMPGLKVVMPSTAADAKGLLTTAIRSKDPVLFLEHKALYRDAAARTPTPPENYTLPIGKARTVREGEDMTIITYGKMVPFAEKAAKELEKEGAIVEIIDLRSITPLDSDAILESVKKTNRALVVYEDHEFIGFGAEISAQIADLAFTYLDAPVRRVAGDFTSIPFAHSLEREVLPSDSEILEAARDLLAF, from the coding sequence ATGGACGCAACTGGCCCGATAGGTATGGAGATGATGAGCAATTCGCCGGAGTCGAACCCGGAGACGCCCGACGTGCAAGAAGAGACGCCGAGCACCGCCGATGCCGGCTCTGGCTCTGCGCCCGACGGCCTTGCCACGCCGGATTCGCACACCGAGGCCGACGCCTCGGAAAGCATCCCGAACGGTCACTCGTTTCAGGATTCACCTGCGTATGAAGGTGACCTCGACGTAAATTTGCTGACGCCCGACGACTTCGACGCGGACGATCTTCGCACACGTCTCCGCACGATGATGCTGTCGCGGCGACTCGATGAGAAGATGATGACGCTTCTCAAACAGGGCAAAGGTCACTTCCACATCGGGTGCGCGGGACATGAAGCCGCGCAATCCGCGGTCGGCATGCATTCGCGTCCCGGGCAAGGTCCCGGACACGATTGGTTCTGCTTCTACTATCGGGACCTATGCATGGCGCTCACTCTCGGCATGAGCCCGGAGGATGCACTACTCGCCCACCTCGCGAAGGCGGACGACCCCAACTCCGGCGGACGACAGATGCCGGAGCACTTCGGGCTGAAGGACCTGAACGTCATGACGACCTCGTCGTCTGTGGGCGCGCAGTTCCTCCCGGCACTTGGCTTTGCGATGGGCGTCCAGCAGCGAGGCGAGGATAATTACGTGTACGCCTCGTGCGGGGACGGTGCAACCTCGCAGGGCGACTTCCACGAAGCCCTCAACTGGGCGACACGCCGCCAGGCGCCGGTCCTCTTCTTCGTGCAGGACAACAAATACGCGATTAGCGTCCCGGTCGAAGACCAAACCGCCGGTGGCACTGCATACAAACTTGCTCGCGGCTACGACGGGCTCACCCGCATGCGCGTCGACGGCACCGACTTCTTCGCCGCCGCCTCGGCTGCGGATGCTGCCATGAACCACCTCCGCAGCGGAAAAGGACCCGTCTGCCTTGTGGCCGACGTCGTGCGGCTCTACCCGCACTCTTCGTCCGACGATCACTCCAAGTACCGCACGCCGGACGAACTGGAAGCCGATAAGAGCATCGACCCGATCGAGCGGATGCGGGAATCGCTGGTCGACGCCGGCATCATCAGCAACGATGACGCCGAAGAGATGCGCGAGGACGTCCGCCAGCAGGTGGACGAGGCCGCAAACTGGGCCAAAGAGCAAGCCGACCCGGATCCAGAAACGGCGACCAAGTACGTCTACTTCGAGGGAGACGACGACATTGAGTACAGCTCGGAGTCGGACATCGACCCGGATGCCGACCCGATGGTGCTGGTCGACGCCGTCAACCGCACGCTGAAAGAGGAAATGGAGCGGGACGACAGCATCGTCGTCTACGGCGAGGACGTTGCCGGCAACAAAGGCGGCGTCTTCACGGCGACGAAAGACCTCACCGACATGTTCGGTGAGGATCGTTGCTTCAACTCGCCTCTCGCCGAGGCGTCGATCATTGGAACGGCCGTCGGGCTCGCCGCAAGTGGTTTCAAGCCCGTGGTCGAGATCCAGTTCGCCGATTATATCTGGCCGGCGATGCAGCAGATTCGCAACCAGGTGGCTCCGTTCCGCTACCGGTCGAACAACGACTGGGAGTGCCCGATGGTCATCCGTGTGCCATGCGGTGGCTACATCCACGGCGGACTCTGCCACTCCCAGAACATCGAGTCGATCTTCGGCCACATGCCCGGACTGAAGGTCGTGATGCCGTCGACGGCCGCCGATGCGAAAGGGCTGCTCACGACTGCCATCCGCTCGAAAGATCCCGTTCTGTTCCTCGAGCACAAGGCGCTCTACCGCGACGCCGCCGCCCGCACCCCCACGCCGCCGGAGAACTACACCCTCCCGATTGGCAAGGCGCGCACCGTGCGCGAGGGCGAGGACATGACGATCATCACATACGGCAAGATGGTCCCGTTCGCGGAGAAGGCTGCGAAGGAACTGGAGAAAGAAGGCGCTATCGTCGAAATCATCGACCTGCGCAGCATCACGCCTCTCGATAGCGACGCGATCCTGGAGTCGGTCAAGAAGACGAACCGCGCGCTCGTGGTCTACGAAGATCACGAGTTCATCGGGTTCGGCGCCGAGATCAGCGCACAGATCGCCGACCTTGCGTTCACGTACCTTGACGCACCCGTCCGCCGCGTCGCCGGCGACTTCACCTCGATTCCGTTCGCTCACTCTCTGGAGCGCGAGGTGCTTCCGAGCGATAGCGAGATCCTTGAAGCAGCACGCGACCTGCTCGCGTTCTAG
- a CDS encoding OmpP1/FadL family transporter, which produces MQSPICGASRPSASAWVPPPRRVTRVGLGLLVALFIWFAAPAAQVQAQGFGVYEQGACAMARAGATVAQGCGDGSSLYFNPANIVDNEGLVISAGATMVAAGGDYTSGLTGNVSELQNDPIYVPHAFATYEINESTAAGLGVYVPYGLATEWRPTFEGAFEGYDSGVQSIYVQPTIAMSDGRLSIGGGPIVAISSVELNQRQDLSQQEASPGTYFSQLGVPHHTAFVDVKLEGHNAIGFGANIGATFDVNDQLSIATRFTTPVRVTFDGDATFTQIETGIVLPDGTGIDGILAQTQFAEGSGTLIDQSIETEITFPSQLIFGVSYDATADLTVLADYQWTRWSSLGAIPLDFEKDALDTTRELNYEDTHGVRLGAQYDVADNVEARAGFIYNTAAAPAATVTPLLPENDRTHYTVGLGYRPADSFEINAAYQYLGQADRAGRVRDVRPGENVDSLADLNEGLYSFDAHLVGLTLTVHL; this is translated from the coding sequence ATGCAGTCTCCAATCTGCGGGGCCTCGCGCCCCTCGGCCTCGGCATGGGTGCCGCCTCCACGGCGCGTCACTCGGGTCGGCCTCGGACTTCTCGTCGCTCTATTCATCTGGTTTGCCGCTCCCGCCGCACAGGTACAGGCTCAGGGATTCGGCGTCTACGAACAGGGAGCCTGCGCAATGGCGCGGGCGGGTGCTACCGTCGCACAGGGCTGTGGCGACGGCTCATCGCTCTACTTCAACCCGGCCAACATCGTTGACAACGAGGGCCTGGTCATCTCGGCCGGCGCGACGATGGTCGCAGCCGGAGGCGATTACACGAGTGGCCTCACCGGCAACGTGAGCGAACTGCAAAACGACCCGATTTACGTCCCGCACGCGTTCGCAACATACGAAATTAACGAATCTACTGCTGCAGGCCTCGGAGTCTACGTCCCATACGGACTCGCCACGGAGTGGCGCCCGACGTTTGAAGGGGCCTTTGAAGGATATGACAGCGGCGTTCAGTCGATCTACGTGCAACCAACCATTGCGATGAGCGATGGTCGGTTGAGTATCGGGGGCGGGCCAATCGTTGCCATCTCGAGTGTCGAACTGAACCAGCGTCAAGATCTCTCGCAACAGGAGGCATCACCTGGAACGTATTTTTCTCAGCTCGGCGTGCCCCACCATACCGCGTTCGTCGACGTCAAGCTCGAAGGGCACAATGCCATCGGATTCGGCGCGAACATCGGTGCAACGTTTGACGTGAATGACCAGCTATCGATCGCGACGCGCTTCACGACACCCGTCAGAGTAACGTTCGACGGCGATGCCACATTCACCCAGATTGAGACCGGAATCGTTCTTCCCGACGGGACGGGAATCGACGGAATTCTCGCGCAGACGCAATTTGCCGAAGGATCAGGGACGCTCATTGATCAGTCCATCGAGACAGAAATCACGTTTCCAAGCCAGCTGATCTTCGGCGTGAGCTATGACGCCACCGCCGACCTGACCGTTCTGGCAGACTATCAGTGGACGCGCTGGTCGAGCCTGGGCGCAATTCCTCTCGACTTTGAGAAAGACGCCCTCGACACAACACGGGAGCTGAACTACGAAGATACACACGGCGTGCGTCTCGGTGCACAGTACGACGTGGCCGACAACGTAGAGGCGCGGGCCGGGTTCATCTACAACACGGCAGCCGCTCCGGCCGCAACGGTCACCCCGCTTCTTCCGGAAAATGACCGTACGCACTACACCGTGGGCCTTGGCTACCGCCCGGCCGACAGCTTCGAGATCAATGCAGCCTACCAGTATCTCGGGCAAGCGGATCGCGCAGGTCGCGTTCGCGACGTGCGCCCGGGCGAGAACGTCGACTCGCTCGCAGACCTGAACGAAGGTCTGTACTCCTTCGACGCTCACCTCGTCGGCCTGACGCTCACTGTCCACCTGTAA
- a CDS encoding S8 family peptidase translates to MPKARLFVFLLVLALVSGCSSSQPTVSNQQTSEPTTQTSSADTADTQAAESASSTEQAKPSESGPAPSGPPEKEAKPEPSLADAIESAPKDWQHRSLSDGDVPGIGTKMAYETILQGRKPRQTVVVAVIDSGVDTEHDDLDDNIWVNEDEVPGNSVDDDNNGYVDDVHGWNFLGGPDGDNIDNAPMELTRIVRTLGETFANVDSASVKPEYREDYERYQRLKSKLDEMRASKQQEFNNVRNAYEAMKYATQMLEQSLGTDSLSLSKVQNLTSPRRDLQQARDIFVHFAKNDLRLEDIEEYKTNIENQLRYGYDLEFDPRPIVGDNPDDLSERFYGNNDVTGPDATHGTHVAGIIAAERNNGLGIDGIAEGTKIMALRAVPDGDERDKDVANAIRYAADNGADIINMSFGKDYSPEKEAVDAAVRYADSLGVLMIHAAGNDGANVDSTDNFPSEVYLNGESPQAWITVGASSWKSDTSLAASFSNYGPARVDLFAPGVDIYSTTPDHKYDRFPGTSMAAPMVSGVAALIMAHYPELSAMDVRSILLESTTTFPDRMVVVPGGNRQVPFSSLSTTGGIVNVVEALKLAERHISAQ, encoded by the coding sequence ATGCCGAAGGCTCGACTTTTCGTTTTTCTGCTCGTCCTTGCCCTCGTATCAGGATGTAGCTCATCTCAACCCACCGTTTCCAATCAGCAGACGTCTGAACCGACCACTCAGACGTCATCTGCGGATACGGCGGATACTCAGGCAGCCGAATCTGCGTCCTCGACGGAGCAGGCAAAGCCGAGTGAGTCCGGGCCGGCGCCAAGTGGTCCTCCCGAGAAGGAAGCGAAACCCGAGCCGAGTCTCGCCGACGCCATCGAGTCGGCTCCGAAGGATTGGCAGCACCGTAGCCTGAGCGATGGGGACGTCCCCGGCATCGGAACGAAGATGGCGTATGAGACCATTTTGCAGGGCCGGAAGCCGAGGCAGACCGTCGTTGTCGCAGTCATTGACTCTGGCGTCGACACCGAGCACGATGACCTGGACGACAACATCTGGGTCAACGAAGACGAGGTGCCGGGCAACAGCGTTGACGACGACAACAACGGGTATGTCGACGACGTACATGGCTGGAATTTCCTCGGTGGACCGGACGGGGATAACATCGATAACGCTCCAATGGAGCTCACCCGTATCGTTCGCACGCTCGGCGAGACGTTCGCCAACGTGGATTCCGCTTCCGTAAAACCGGAATATCGCGAGGACTACGAGCGGTACCAGCGCTTGAAGAGCAAGCTTGATGAGATGCGGGCGAGCAAACAGCAGGAGTTCAACAATGTCCGCAACGCGTACGAAGCAATGAAATACGCGACGCAGATGTTGGAGCAGTCGCTCGGCACCGACTCTCTCTCCCTCTCGAAGGTTCAAAACCTGACCTCGCCGCGCCGCGACCTCCAACAGGCACGCGACATTTTCGTCCACTTCGCCAAGAATGATCTCCGGCTTGAGGACATCGAGGAGTACAAAACGAACATCGAGAACCAGCTCCGATACGGATACGATCTGGAGTTCGACCCGCGACCGATTGTTGGAGATAATCCGGACGACCTCTCCGAGCGCTTCTACGGCAACAACGACGTCACCGGCCCGGACGCTACGCACGGCACGCACGTGGCAGGAATCATCGCCGCCGAACGGAACAACGGGCTCGGAATTGATGGCATTGCAGAGGGTACAAAGATCATGGCCCTTCGCGCCGTACCGGATGGCGACGAACGGGACAAAGATGTCGCGAATGCGATTCGCTACGCCGCGGACAATGGCGCCGACATCATCAACATGAGCTTTGGGAAGGACTATTCACCTGAAAAGGAGGCCGTTGATGCAGCAGTGCGGTATGCGGATTCACTCGGCGTGCTCATGATTCATGCCGCGGGCAACGACGGCGCCAACGTCGATTCAACCGACAACTTCCCGTCGGAGGTCTACTTGAACGGCGAGTCGCCGCAGGCATGGATTACGGTTGGAGCCTCGTCCTGGAAGAGCGACACCTCCCTCGCGGCGTCCTTCAGTAACTACGGTCCCGCCCGCGTCGATCTCTTCGCCCCTGGAGTCGACATCTACTCGACCACGCCCGATCACAAATACGATCGCTTCCCCGGAACGAGTATGGCAGCGCCGATGGTATCCGGCGTCGCTGCGCTCATCATGGCGCATTACCCCGAACTCTCTGCGATGGACGTTCGATCGATCCTGCTAGAGTCGACAACCACGTTCCCGGATCGGATGGTCGTCGTGCCCGGTGGCAACCGCCAGGTCCCGTTCTCTTCTCTCTCGACAACGGGGGGAATCGTGAATGTTGTGGAGGCACTCAAACTGGCTGAACGCCACATAAGCGCACAGTAA
- a CDS encoding D-alanine--D-alanine ligase family protein — MDIGLIYDVFEDYPWREDEAPDADAEYEPVETVDALAEAVTGLGHRPVRIGTAFDLQEKLREGLSLDAAINISEGARSRNREAYAPILLEMAGIPCLGSDALTLSLTLDKAWTKDIVCAAGVPVPEHRVFGRAEEVAENDLPDFPLFVKPRYEGSSKGIAPSSRVTTVGELRAEVARQTNLYDQDVIVESFVEGGGEYTVGVIGHDPPEALPVLQRAVESSTRIGLHALEHRGAEQPADEWAYDLEGEMTPELEEQLQQLTLTVFDTLECVDFARADFRVDASGRPWFLEINPLPTFAPDGTFAIAAELMNQSYDAFLADVFQRALRRLQLGD; from the coding sequence ATGGACATCGGTCTGATATACGATGTATTCGAGGATTACCCGTGGCGTGAGGACGAGGCGCCGGACGCGGATGCGGAGTATGAACCGGTCGAAACTGTGGATGCTCTTGCGGAGGCCGTCACGGGTCTGGGGCATCGCCCGGTGCGGATCGGAACGGCGTTCGACCTCCAGGAGAAGCTGAGAGAGGGGCTTTCCCTCGACGCCGCGATCAACATCTCGGAGGGTGCACGGAGCCGAAATCGTGAGGCGTACGCACCCATTCTGCTCGAAATGGCGGGAATTCCCTGTCTCGGTTCGGATGCCCTTACGTTATCTCTTACGCTCGACAAGGCGTGGACCAAAGACATCGTTTGCGCTGCCGGCGTCCCGGTCCCGGAGCACCGCGTCTTCGGCCGGGCGGAGGAGGTAGCCGAAAACGACCTACCCGATTTCCCGCTGTTCGTCAAGCCACGATACGAGGGATCCTCGAAGGGCATCGCGCCATCAAGTCGCGTGACAACCGTCGGCGAGCTTCGGGCGGAAGTTGCCCGGCAGACAAACCTGTACGATCAGGACGTTATCGTCGAGTCGTTTGTCGAGGGCGGCGGCGAATATACCGTCGGAGTTATCGGCCACGATCCGCCTGAGGCGCTTCCGGTTCTGCAGCGCGCGGTGGAGTCGTCCACGCGCATCGGGTTGCATGCGCTAGAGCATCGGGGCGCGGAGCAACCGGCGGACGAATGGGCGTATGACCTGGAAGGGGAGATGACGCCGGAGCTGGAAGAGCAATTGCAGCAGCTTACGCTGACGGTATTCGACACACTCGAGTGCGTGGATTTTGCCCGGGCGGATTTTCGGGTTGATGCCAGTGGTCGGCCCTGGTTTCTTGAAATCAATCCATTGCCGACCTTTGCACCGGATGGCACATTCGCTATCGCCGCCGAACTGATGAATCAATCCTATGATGCCTTTCTGGCGGACGTCTTCCAGCGCGCGCTTCGTCGACTTCAGTTGGGAGACTGA